One Rhinopithecus roxellana isolate Shanxi Qingling chromosome 7, ASM756505v1, whole genome shotgun sequence DNA segment encodes these proteins:
- the PLXNB3 gene encoding plexin-B3 — MCHATQETPLLHHFMAPVMARWPPFGLCLLLLLLSPPPLPLTGAHRFSAPNTTLNHLALAPGRGTLYVGAVNRLFQLSPELQLEAMAVTGPVIDSPDCVPFRDPAECPQAQLTDNANQLLLVSSRAQELVACGQVRQGVCETRRLGDVAEVLYQAEDPGDGQFVAANTPGVATVGLVVPLPGQDLLLVARGLAGKLSAGVPPLAIRQLAGPQPFSSEGLGRLVVGDFSDYNNSYVGAFADARSAYFVFRRRGARAQAEYRSYVARVCLGDTNLYSYVEVPLACQGQGLIQAAFLAPGTLLGAFAAGPGGTQAALCAFPMAELGASMEQARRLCYTAGGRGPSGAEEATVEYGVTSRCVTLPLDSPESYPCGDEHTPSPIAGRQPLEAQPLLKLGQPVSAVAALQADGHMVAFLGDTQGQLHKVFLHGSQGQVYHSQQVGPPGSAISPDLLLDSSDSHLYVLTAHQVDRIPVAACPQFPDCASCLQAQDPLCGWCVLQGRCTRKGQCKRAGQPNQWLWSYEEDSHCLHIQSLLPSHHPRQEQGQVTLSVPWLPILDADEYFHCAFGDYDSLAHVEGPYVACVTPPQDQVPLNPPGTEYVTVPLALMFEDVVVATTNFSFYDCSAIQALEAAAPCRACVGSIWRCHWCPQSSHCVYGEHCPEGERTVYSTQEVDVQVRGPGACPQVEGLAGPHLVPVGWESHLALRVRNLQHFRGLPASFHCWLELPGELRGLPATLEETAGDSGLIHCQAHQFYPSMSQRELPVPIYVTQGKAQRLDNAHALYVILYDCAMGHPDCSHCQAANRSLGCLWCADGQPACRYGPLCPPGAVELLCPAPSIDAVEPLTGPPEGGLALTILGSNLGRAFADVQYAVSVASRPCSPEPSLYRTSARIVCVTSPAPNGTTGPVQVAIKSQPPGISSQHFTYQDPVLLSLSPRWGPQAGGTQLTIRGQHLQTGGNTSAFVGGQPCPILEPVCPEAIVCRTRPQAVPGEAAVLVVFGHAQRTLLANPFRYTANPRLVAAEPSASFRGGGRLIRVRGTGLDVVQRPLLSVWLEADAEAQASKAQPRDPEPRRSCGAPAADPQACIQLGGGLLQCSTVCSVNSSSLLLCWSPAVPDRARPQRVFFTLDNMQVDFASASGGQGFLYQPNPRLAPLSREGPAHPYRLKPGHILDVEGEGLNLGISKEEVRVHIGRSECLVKTLTRTHLYCEPPAHAPQPADGSGLPQFVVQMGNVRLALGPVQYEAEPPLSAFPVEAQAGLGMGAAVLIAAVLLLTLMYRHKSKQALRDYQKVLLQLESLETGVGDQCRKEFTDLMTEMTDLSSDLEASGIPFLDYRTYAERAFFPGHGGCPLQPKPEGPGEDGRCTTVHQGLTQLSNLLNSKLFLLTLIHTLEEQPSFSQRDRCHVASLLSLALHGKLEYLTDIMRTLLGDLAAHYVHRNPKLMLRRTETMVEKLLTNWLSICLYAFLREVAGEPLYMLFRAIQYQVDKGPVDAVTGKAKRTLNDSRLLREDVEFQPLTLMVLVGPGAGGAAGSSEVQRVPARVLDTDTITQVKEKVLDQVYKGTPFSQRPSVHALDLEWRSGLAGHLTLSDEDLTSVTQNHWKRLNTLQHYKVPDGATVGLIPQLHSGSSTSQSLAQRCPLGENIPTLEDGEEGGVCLWHLVKATEEPEGAKVRCSSLREREPARAKAIPEIYLTRLLSMKGTLQKFVDDTFQAILSVNQPIPIAVKYLFDLLDELAEKHGIEDPGTLHIWKTNSLLLRFWVNALKNPQLIFDVRVSDNVDAILAVIAQTFIDSCTTSEHKVGRDSPVNKLLYAREIPRYKQMVERYYADIRQSSPASYQEMNSALAELSGSYTSAPHCLEALQELYNHIHRYYDQIISALEEDPVGQKLQLACRLQQVAALVENKVTDL, encoded by the exons ATGTGCCACGCCACCCAGGAGACCCCTCTGCTGCACCACTTCATG GCCCCCGTGATGGCTCGCTGGCCTCCCTTcggcctctgcctcctcctgctgctgctgtcccCACCGCCACTGCCCTTGACAGGGGCCCATCGCTTCTCCGCACCTAACACCACTCTCAACCACTTGGCACTGGCGCCTGGCCGAGGCACACTCTATGTCGGCGCTGTGAACCGCCTATTCCAGCTCAGCCCTGAGCTGCAGCTCGAGGCCATGGCTGTCACTGGCCCTGTCATCGACAGCCCCGACTGCGTGCCCTTCCGTGACCCGGCTGAGTGCCCACAGGCTCAGCTCACTGACAATGCCAACCAGCTGCTGCTGGTGAGCAGCCGTGCCCAGGAACTGGTGGCCTGCGGGCAGGTGCGGCAGGGTGTGTGTGAGACACGGCGCCTCGGGGATGTGGCCGAGGTGCTGTACCAGGCCGAGGACCCTGGTGATGGGCAGTTTGTGGCTGCCAATACCCCGGGAGTGGCCACGGTGGGGCTGGTAGTGCCCTTGCCCGGCCAGGACCTCCTGCTTGTGGCCAGAGGCCTGGCGGGCAAGCTGTCGGCAGGGGTGCCACCCCTGGCCATCCGCCAGCTGGCAGGGCCTCAGCCCTTCTCCAGCGAGGGCCTGGGCCGCCTGGTGGTAGGCGACTTCTCCGACTACAACAACAGCTACGTGGGGGCCTTTGCCGACGCCCGCTCCGCCTACTTTGTGTTCCGCCGCCGTGGGGCCCGGGCCCAGGCTGAGTACCGCTCCTACGTGGCCCGCGTCTGCCTGGGGGACACCAACCTGTACTCCTATGTGGAGGTCCCCCTCGCCTGCCAGGGCCAGGGCCTCATCCAGGCTGCCTTCCTTGCCCCGGGCACCTTGCTAGGGGCGTTTGCCGCGGGCCCAGGGGGCACCCAGGCGGCGCTCTGCGCCTTCCCCATGGCAGAGCTGGGTGCCAGCATGGAGCAGGCCCGGAGACTTTGCTACACGGCAGGCGGCCGGGGCCCCAGCGGCGCAGAGGAAGCCACCGTGGAGTACGGCGTCACGTCGCGCTGTGTCACCCTGCCCCTT GACTCCCCCGAGTCGTACCCCTGCGGCGACGAACACACCCCCAGCCCTATTGCCGGCCGCCAGCCCCTGGAGGCCCAGCCTCTGCTGAAGCTCGGGCAGCCGGTCAGCGCCGTGGCAGCCCTCCAGGCAGACGGGCACATGGTAGCCTTCCTAGGGGACACCCAGGGCCAGCTGCACAAG GTCTTTCTCCACGGCTCCCAGGGCCAGGTTTACCACTCCCAGCAAGTGGGGCCTCCAGGCTCAGCCATCAGCCCAGACCTGCTGCTGGACAGCAGTGACAGTCACCTCTATGTCCTGACTGCTCACCAG GTGGACCGGATACCTGTGGCGGCCTGTCCCCAGTTCCCTGACTGTGCCAGCTGCCTCCAGGCCCAGGACCCGCTGTGTGGCTGGTGTGTCCTCCAGGGCAG GTGTACCCGGAAGGGCCAGTGCAAGCGGGCGGGCCAGCCTAACCAGTGGCTGTGGAGCTATGAGGAGGACAGCCACTGCCTGCACATCCAGAGCCTGCTGCCGAGCCACCACCCCCGCCAGGAGCAGGGCCAG GTCACTTTGTCTGTCCCCTGGCTGCCCATCCTGGATGCAGATGAATACTTCCATTGTGCGTTTGGGGACTATGACAGCTTGGCTCATGTGGAAGGGCCCTACGTGGCCTGTGTCACCCCTCCCCAAGACCAGGTGCCACTTAACCCTCCAGGCACAG AATACGTCACCGTGCCCCTGGCCCTGATGTTCGAAGACGTGGTTGTGGCTACCACCAACTTCTCCTTTTATGACTGCAGTGCCATCCAGGCCTTGGAGGCAGCTGCCCC GTGTCGTGCTTGCGTGGGCAGCATCTGGCGGTGTCACTGGTGCCCCCAGAGTAGCCACTGTGTATACGGAGAGCACTGCCCAGAGGGCGAGAGGACCGTCTACAGCACCCAGGAG GTGGACGTCCAGGTGCGTGGCCCAGGGGCTTGCCCGCAGGTTGAAGGCCTGGCAGGTCCCCACCTGGTGCCTGTGGGCTGGGAGAGCCATTTGGCCCTACGCGTGCGGAACCTTCAGCATTTCCGA GGCTTGCCTGCCTCCTTCCACTGCTGGCTGGAGCTGCCTGGAGAACTTCGGGGGCTGCCGGCCACCCTGGAGGAGACAGCAGGGGACTCAGGCCTCATCCACTGCCAGGCCCACCAG TTCTACCCCTCCATGTCCCAGCGGGAGCTCCCAGTGCCCATCTACGTCACCCAGGGCAAGGCCCAGAGGCTGGACAACGCCCATGCTCTTTATG TGATCCTGTACGACTGTGCCATGGGCCACCCGGACTGCAGCCACTGCCAAGCGGCCAACAGGAGCCTGGGCTGCCTGTGGTGTGCTGACGGCCAGCCTGCCTGTCGCTATGGGCCCTTGTGCCCGCCGGGGGCTGTGGAGCTGCTGTGTCCTGCACCCAGCATTGATGCG GTGGAGCCCCTGACTGGTCCCCCTGAGGGAGGCTTGGCCCTCACCATCCTGGGCTCCAACCTGGGCCGGGCCTTCGCTGATGTGCAATACGCCGTGAGCGTGGCCAGCCGACCCTGCAGCCCTGAGCCCTCTCTCTACCGCACCTCAGCCCG GATTGTGTGTGTGACATCTCCTGCCCCCAATGGCACCACTGGGCCTGTCCAGGTGGCCATTAAGAGCCAGCCACCAGGCATCTCAAGCCAGCACTTCACCTACCAG GACCCTGTCCTGCTGAGCCTGAGTCCTCGCTGGGGTCCCCAGGCAGGGGGCACCCAGCTCACCATCCGAGGTCAGCACCTCCAGACAGGTGGCAACACCAGTGCCTTCGTGGGTGGCCAACCCTGTCCCAT CCTGGAGCCAGTGTGTCCGGAGGCCATTGTGTGCCGCACCAGGCCCCAGGCTGTCCCAGGAGAAGCAGCGGTCCTTGTGGTCTTTGGCCATGCCCAGCGCACACTGCTCGCCAACCCCTTCCGCTACACCGCCAACCCCCGGCTTGTAGCAGCGGAGCCCAGTGCCAGCTTCCGGGG GGGTGGGCGGCTGATCCGTGTCAGGGGCACCGGCCTGGATGTGGTGCAGCGGCCCCTACTGTCTGTGTGGCTGGAGGCTGACGCAGAGGCACAGGCTTCCAAGGCCCAGCCCCGGGACCCAGAGCCGAGGAGGAGCTGTGGAGCCCCTGCTGCGGATCCCCAGGCTTGTATCCAGCTTGGTGGGGGACTGCTACAG TGCTCCACCGTCTGCTCCGTCAACTCGTCCAGCCTCCTCCTGTGCTGGAGCCCTGCCGTGCCAGACAGGGCCCGCCCGCAGCGGGTCTTCTTCACCCTAGACAACATGCAAGTGGACTTCGCCAGCGCCAGTGGGGGCCAGGGCTTCCTGTACCAGCCCAACCCCCGCCTGGCACCCCTCAGCCGCGAGGGGCCTGCCCACCCCTACCGCCTCAAGCCAGGCCACATCCTGGATGTGGAG GGTGAGGGCCTCAACCTGGGCATCAGCAAGGAGGAGGTGCGCGTGCACATCGGCCGCAGCGAGTGCCTGGTGAAGACGCTCACGCGCACCCACCTGTACTGCGAGCCGCCTGCGCACGCCCCGCAGCCTGCCGATGGCTCTGGCCTGCCACAGTTCGTG GTGCAGATGGGCAATGTGAGGCTGGCCCTGGGCCCTGTGCAGTACGAGGCTGAGCCCCCGCTGTCTGCCTTTCCCgtggaggcccaggcaggcctGGGCATGGGTGCTGCCGTGCTGATCGCCGCCGTGCTCCTCCTCACCCTCATGTACAG GCACAAGAGCAAGCAGGCCCTGCGGGACTACCAGAAGGTGCTACTGCAGCTGGAGAGCCTGGAGACCGGCGTGGGGGACCAGTGCCGCAAGGAGTTCACAG ACCTCATGACGGAGATGACCGACCTCAGCAGCGACTTGGAGGCCAGCGGGATCCCCTTCCTGGACTACCGCACCTACGCCGAGCGCGCCTTCTTCCCTGGCCATGGCGGTTGCCCACTGCAGCCCAAGCCCGAGGGGCCAGGGGAAGACGGCCGCTGCACCACTGTGCACCAGGGCCTCACGCAGCTCTCCAACCTGCTCAACAGCAAGCTCTTCCTCCTCACG CTCATCCACACCCTGGAGGAGCAGCCCAGCTTTTCCCAGAGGGATCGCTGCCATGTGGCTTCGCTGCTGTCGCTAGCACTACACGGCAAGCTGGAGTACCTGACGGACATCATGAGGACCCTGCTGGGTGACCTGGCGGCCCATTACGTGCACAGGAACCCCAAGCTCATGCTACGCAG GACAGAGACCATGGTGGAAAAACTGCTCACCAACTGGCTGTCCATCTGCCTATACGCCTTCCTGAGG GAGGTGGCCGGTGAGCCACTGTACATGCTCTTCCGGGCCATCCAGTACCAAGTGGACAAAGGCCCCGTGGACGCCGTGACAGGCAAAGCCAAACGGACCCTGAATGATAGCCGCCTGCTGCGGGAGGACGTGGAGTTCCAGCCCCTGACACTGATGGTGCTggtggggcctggggctggcGGGGCCGCAGGCAGCAGTGAGGTGCAGCGCGTGCCGGCCCGGGTGCTCGACACAGACACCATCACCCAGGTCAAGGAGAAGGTGTTGGACCAAGTCTACAAGGGCACCCCCTTCTCCCAGAGGCCCTCAGTGCATGCCCTAGACCTTG AGTGGCGCTCGGGCCTGGCTGGTCACCTCACCCTGTCGGATGAAGACTTGACCTCCGTGACCCAAAATCATTGGAAGAGACTCAACACTTTGCAGCACTACAAG GTCCCAGATGGAGCAACAGTGGGGCTCATCCCTCAGCTGCACAGTGGCAGCAGCACCTCCCAGAGCCTGGCCCAGAGGTGCCCCTTGGGAGAGA ACATCCCCACGCTGGAGGATGGCGAGGAGGGTGGGGTGTGCCTCTGGCACCTGGTGAAAGCCACCGAGGAGCCAGAAGGGGCCAAGGTGCGGTGCAGCAGCCTGCGGGAGCGGGAGCCAGCAAGGGCCAAGGCCATTCCGGAAATCTACCTCACCCGTCTGCTGTCCATGAAG GGCACGCTGCAGAAGTTTGTGGACGACACCTTCCAGGCCATTCTCAGTGTGAACCAGCCCATCCCCATTGCTGTCAAGTACCTGTTTGACCTTCTGGATGAACTCGCAGAGAAGCACGGCATCGAGGACCCAGGGACCCTGCACATCTGGAAGACGAACAG TCTGCTGCTGCGGTTCTGGGTGAATGCCTTGAAGAACCCACAGCTCATCTTTGATGTACGGGTGTCGGACAACGTGGACGCTATCCTTGCTGTCATCGCCCAGACCTTTATTGACTCCTGTACCACCTCAGAGCATAAAGTGGGCCGG GATTCCCCAGTGAACAAACTGCTCTATGCCCGGGAGATCCCACGCTACAAGCAAATGGTGGAGAG ATACTACGCGGACATTCGCCAGAGCTCTCCGGCAAGCTACCAGGAGATGAACTCTGCCCTGGCTGAGCTCTCCGGG AGCTACACTTCTGCTCCCCACTGTCTGGAGGCTCTGCAAGAACTCTACAACCACATCCACAGGTACTACGATCAG ATTATCAGTGCCCTGGAGGAGGACCCTGTGGGCCAGAAGCTGCAGCTGGCCTGCCGCCTGCAGCAAGTCGCCGCCCTGGTGGAGAACAAAGTGACTGACCTGTGA